Genomic segment of Primulina tabacum isolate GXHZ01 chromosome 11, ASM2559414v2, whole genome shotgun sequence:
AACTCATCACCTCTAAGTATTGTCAAGGTTCACAGTTAATTTAGATATTACCATGAACGAATTAGTTCAATTTTATGGAGAACTTTGGAGTTGATGGATTTGAAAGCATCTATGCTCTCAAATATCATATGGTTACGTGTGGatgaaaatatttgaattagATAAAGTAGTTTGATATGAAATGTTTggtgttattttattattttgaataacGAGGTGGAGGAGTCTCAAGCTGATCGATAATGATACATTCTCAATTTTGTGAGCATAACATACCACTGAGAAAAATGGTTAGCAGTAATGTCGGGTAAAATTTGAAATGAATTATGATTAATATTAAATTACCAtgagataaaattttgaaattccaTTAACTAAATTTATCTTAGCATCTAAAATAAATGCACCATAAAAGTTATTTGGATGATCAATTCACTATTGCATCAATCGAAGCACTTTTTGTTGTTagttttataaatttcaaatatatttacgATGACTTTCACACTCAAATAGAACACAATACAATGTAATATGGTCAACTGCTCGGACGAAAAAGCACGAGATTAGATAATGAAGACATCCTAAATCACAAATTTGGTTTATTGCATAATTATCCAAGCACAAATTAAAGCAAGGTTATAAGAAATCGTCGTGTTTTGGTTCGCTTTgagtttggtatttttttttgaaaaaaaaattacgttCCACTTGGCCTCTTTAACTAGTAAGACGTGCTTATATAAACTCCTAAAGAATGACAAATTCGCCAACTCCTATTTATTTCTATTGGAGCAAAATGTAAGGTCCAATTAAACCAGCGGCAACGTAAAGGGTTAGATATGAATTCCAATCATTCACGTGATACCCCTTAATTAAAACGCGCCTAATTGACCCTCCACCCATACACTTATCCCCTTGTTTCTTTGGTTAGTTGGTTGATCGGACATTACCACTTTCCCAATTATTGATTGCCACTATTTTTAACATTGATATACAGTGAAAGTTGCATTATGGATTGATTCGAAGATAAAGATTTCAAAtcttaatatattatattgtttGTTTGTCAAAATTCATTTGACGATGATGGATTTAAATATCAGCTAATTATATTTTGAGTTATTGGATTgaatttcagataaaaaaaaagaagagagaaatgCTCTATTTTTGAGTATAGTTTGAATTTTTGATTTAtgtaatttgaaataatcaatTAGGTCTACGACGAAACCTAGAAATCGATCACTGGTCCAATTTGAATACTTCTACAGGGTAGACCTCAATATACAACAAGTGAATGAGTTCAGTAGTTCTTCGTATCAAATTATTGACTCTAGAGATATATTAATATAAAGAAGACAAAATTGTTATAAGTCTAACCATTAAGTACAAACCATGAGAACATGGCTCTATATATAATCATTTCAAATCTTCCCCAAATCCAAATTCATCCATCCAAACCCTCGTGAAAgtagttattttttttatatgagaatatatataatttttatttatagcaACATTTTCATTGAAATATATTTGTAATACTTCGAAATCACAAGTTTTTATCGTTAGTTCATTAAATAAACATTGAATCAGATTAGGGGATTATTCCATCCTACCCTTGCAGGCAGTGCCTGCAGGGGTACAtccaagggccgaaattttttctggcccaaatttttttttttaattttttttcaagtgGAATCCCAATCATTCATATGGGGTGTGGGCACTGCCCCCATACCCAGGATCGAACGAACCCAGATTAGGGCAATACTAAAATGACGAAACTCTATATTTGTTCTTTAATCCAATGTCTtaattttagttaatttatCATTTATTTGATGCAAATTttatttctaaataaaatatttggaaaGAATACTGATTTGAaagtaaaaaagaaaaaagaaaaaaaaatctaatataattataaataatttatgaaaCTACCAAAAATCACTCGTCcccttgaaaaatatatttacttatcAAGATTTACAGAAGTATTGGATCGATGCGCTAGTAAAAGAGTATCACGTCAACTTCTCAAGCCCGGTTCATTTTATTCTGATACGAATGACGCCGTGAGTGGTGTGTATTCGAGCCCTGGGAATATTACCAACCAAACCGGCCGTGACCGCAGGCTCGTGTTTTCCAGCAACGATTTGGGAAAAATCAGTTTTGCTTCGTTTTTTTAGGAGTTTTCAACTTCATTACAGATCCTTGGTTCGAATTCTTCAGGGTACTAATTGTTAGTAATTTTGCCCACTCGATTTACCTTCAATTTGGGAGTTTTGAAGCTCGATTCCAGCTTGTATTGGGCAACTGAACCTACTGTTGTTAGCATCATCTATCGGTATGGTAGTCAAGACTTCTCTTTTTGTTGTACAACATTGTAAACGATTGGCTAATCGCACGTTTTAACATCTTTTGGTTTATCGTCTGAAGCTTCAGAAGATTGTGTATATTTTTGCCTTTTGTTTTGAGCTCTTTTATAAACCATGACTTTATGAGAAGATAATATAATGCCTTGTTCCTTCAAAAAAAATCCAATATTTGCCTAATATAATTTTATACTGTGACTGAATGCCCTTTATTTAACCTACTGGCCTTGACTTGCTTGATGTTGACGGTTTACTTACCTTTTGGGATCCATGACCGTGATGTGAAAAATTCACAGTCCTGTGACGTTATTTTTTCCTCCAGAATACATCGGTACCCGGACACTTTCTTTCTCTAGGCCCCATCTTGTTTAAAACAAAGTCATCACAGAAAAGCTTCAAGCTCATATGATTtcattaatttaatataatctATGATATTgatgtaatatatataaatattaatgaAGCCAATGGGAAAGCGTCGTGCTTCGTTTTTCTGTTGAATTTCAGCTCCAgtaatattttgcttgtttaaaTGTCGGGTAATTTCTTCCTacttttttccaattttattttttcagttcCTCTCGTTTCGTCAATACATGATAATTTGAGAGTagtaatttcagattttgttggTTCGCTTTACGGGATCTGATTTACCATGCAAAAAGTTGTTCTTTGAACGGGGTTCAGTTAAAGTTTTGTTCTTTGGGcaaaattcgcagttttatcaggttatatgatgatatgtctGCTGGGGCAAGCTGTATTTGAATATTGAAGAGTCGTATTGAGAtgctttttttttcttctttttctggGTTGTCTGGGGGTAGTCGAATAAACCATCTTCAAATAAGTGATAATCTCTTcaagaaaatgctaaaattaTATGATTAGCTGTCACGCGTAATTCATCAGAGTGAATCAATAATTTTcgggaaatttttttatataacgGAATACGCTAACTAGTGGCGTGGCTTTTTCTTGGAGATGCGCAATCTTGTATCCGGGAAAGGGCATCGACTTTTCAAGTGATCTTTGAACAAATTTTGTTCGTAAGGTTGAAAGCCGCCATTGTTTTACTAGTGTCATTTAGATTCAGTGCCTGTCATAATATTTGTTGGTCAGCAATGTGCCCCATAGATAGGTTAATAGAGTATTTTTTGTCTCAAAagatttaagttttttttttccctttcaTCGCACTTTGTTTGATGCATTTTCATTTATAAATAATCATGGATTTTTTTAATCTGGGAACCATGTGAGTGCGAAATAAAAATATGCCTCACTGCAAAAGATATgtcaagatattatattataaagttattttattattcatCATGGTTTGTTTTTCCATCTAAAGGCATCCAGCTAGATCAAAACTTTATATTTTTTCTTCAGATTATTAATAATCAGATAGTAACTTCTGATGCAGCTGGGATTGTGATTTcatttttgattaattgatgcAGGAATGTAGACGTAAATAGTGGAGCTCAGGTGGTTCTTACAGCATGGATTGCTGCATGGAGCCGCAATGGCCGGCTGATGAATTGTTGATGAAGTACCAGTATATTTCAGATTTCTTCATTGCATTGGCTTATTTCTCGATTCCTTTGGAGTTGATCTACTTTGTCAAAAAATCTGCTGTATTTCCGTATAGATGGGTGCTTGTGCAATTTGGTGCATTCATTGTTCTTTGTGGGGCAAcacacttaattaatttatggACATTTACAATGCATACAAGAACCGTGGCAATTGTCATGACCGCTGCAAAAGTTTTGACTGCTGCTGTGTCGTGTGCAACTGCCCTTATGCTAGTTCATATTATTCCTGATCTATTAAGTGTTAAAACAAGAGAgttgtttttgaaaaataaggCTGCAGAGCTCGATAGAGAAATGGGATTGATTCGGTCACAGGAAGAAACTGGTAGGCATGTTAGAATGCTAACTCATGAAATTAGAAGCACTCTTGACAGGCATACCATTCTAAAGACTACATTTGTTGAGCTGGGAAGAACGTTGGCTTTGGAAGAGTGTGCGTTGTGGATGCCAACTCGTACAGGATTGGAGCTCCAACTTTCCTACACACTTCATCACCAAAATCCAGTTGGGTTTACTGTGCCTATACAGCATCCTGTGATCAATCAAGTTTTCAACGCTAATCGAGCCATAAAAATCTCTCCAAATTCTCCAGTCGCCTGGTTCCGACGTGCTGGAAAACACATGCCTGGAGAAGTGGTTTCCGTGCGGGTTCCCCTACTACATCTATCCAATTTCCAGATTCATGATTGGCCTGAGCTCTCAACTAAACGCTATGCTTTAATGGTTTTAATGCTCCCCTCGGATAGTGCAAGGCAATGGCGTGTCCATGAATTGGAGCTTGTTGAAGTCGTGGCGGACCAGGTTAGGATTCACCACATCTCTTTCCTAGTTACGTTCAGATTTTGGACATATTTTCTTTGTGCCTTCCTTTATTTGAGGCGCGGATCTTTTTTATAGTTTTTATCTTTATGCGAATAAAAAATATTGGCATTGAATGTGTCTATGCTTTGTTTATGCTGTCGTGCTTAGAATTTAGAAAGCTAAATCTACTGAAATGAAGAATTAAACTACAGGGCCCCATTCTTTGCCAATTTCCATTCGAATGGGGCTGCCATGCTGTTCTTAAATTACAACTTAAGTGAATGACAGTTATATGACTGGAAGGTTGGTAAAATGGTCGATGGGATCTTGTGTATTTGTAGCTGCATCTAGTATTATCTCAATGCTAGTGGGATTTTTTCCCACCGAAAGTCCTGCAacaaaattgtatttttttagtTTTCTATTCTTTATTTCTACCCTAGTTTGGCATTGCTGTTATGAAATAGAATGGGCTTTATTCATCcatttctcaagatccagatcCATTAGCAGCATGCTTACTTTTTCAGGCTGACTTTTTAGTCTTTGTTCTTTGATTGTATTGGTCTAACAACTTTAAAGGGTATCTCAACAAAGTTTCTCGTTTGTCGGAAATTCATTCTACATTCCCTGATAATTTGGTTGTGTATAATATAGTGTCACAATTAGGGGTATAGTTATGACATGGTGCTTATTGGTGTTTCTTATCTGGTTATTTAAGTTGTCAAAAAAAATTCTGGTTTAAAGGATGTGCCAATCGTCTGAAAACAAGAACACGCCTCTGAAAGTTGTAAAAATGAAGAACTTGCGTTCTGCATTTGCCTGATTCAGAACAGTTGATTAGCCCTCTTATCAGATTTCTTGATGCTTGGAGTTTCCTATGTGTTTGATCTATTCTGGAATCAGGTTGCTGTTGCTCTATCGCATGCTGCAATTTTGGAGGAGTCAATGAGGGCTAGGGATCTTCTTATGGAACAGAACGTTGCTCTTGATCTTGCGAGAAGAGAAGCAGAGATGGCTGTCCGTGCTCGTAATGATTTTTTGGCTGTCATGAATCATGAAATGAgtactcccatgcatgcaataatTGCTCTCTCAAGCTTACTACAAGAGACTGAGCTGACACCGGAGCAACGCCTGATGGTTGAAACAATACTCAAGAGCAGCAACCTTTTAGCAACACTTATAAATGATGTCTTGGATCTTTCAAGGCTTGAAGATGGTAGCCTTCAACTCGAGATAGGAAATTTTAACCTGCGTGCACTTTTCAGAGAGGTAAAAACACGATATTGGCTGTGTTGTGTTTGTTTAACTACTGCCCCGTCTTTAGAAGTAGcaagtttttatttaatttctgtTTCCCATTCTCCTATGGTTAAATGAATGTCTTCTTCTTATTGTAGGCCCTTAACCTGATAAAGCCTATAGCATCTGTGAAAAAGCTATTTGTTACATTGAGTTTGTCTTCAGATTTGCCTGAGTTTTCCGTTGGTGATGAAAAGCGGCTAATGCAAATACTTTTGAATGTTGTTGGGAATGCTGTGAAGTTCTCAAAAGAGGGTGGCGTGTCAATTTCTGCCTTTCTTGCAAAATCAGATGCTTTGAGAGATCCTCGAGCCCCAGAGTTTTTACCtgtactgagtgacaaccactTCTATTTACGTGTACAGGTTTGTTACCTTTTTCCGAATGGGAGGATTATTTTTGTTCTTCCAAGCATCTCACAACTGTTACCATTTTGGTTTAGGTAAAAGATACTGGTTTGGGAATCAGCCCACAAGATATTCCCAAGGTATTCAGGAAATTTGTGCAGAGTCAACCTTTAGCTTCCAAAAATTCTGATGGCAGTGGACTTGGTCTGGCAATTAGTAAGAGGTAATCTTGCTACATTTCCTGagccataaacattttaaaatgatttcaaaattagCTTAGATCTGTTTCTTTGATCAGGTTTGTTAATCTCATGGAAGGGCATATTTGGATTGAAAGTGAAGGTATTGGGAAAGGTTCTACTGCCATCTTCATTGTTAAACTTGGTTTTCCTGGACGCTCAAATGAGATCAAGTACTCGCTTGTACCTAAAAGTCCAGAAACTTATGTTAAGCCAATTTTTTCTGGTCTCAAGGTAGTTGTGATGGATGAGAACAGGTTAGTAATGGTTTATAATTCCCTTTTATTCATGTCGTTGTAATGTTTTTCCTTCCGTGTCTTATTTATGAGCAATATATGTTCTATTTGTTTGTAAAGCAGTGATTTATAAACATCAGCTATAAATTAAAGTTTgccttttgttgaattaataTCTGCTGTGGCTTGAATTGGTTCGTAGAGTATTTGAAATCTGGAaaattcttttttctttttacatTCTTAATGGGAGTTCATGTTGCAGAAAGTTCGGTGATTAATTGATGAACATAAGGAAAAATGGGATAAGCCAATTAACAATTAATGATGTTGCCCTACATTTGTTGCAAGAAATGTAGAAAACCAAATATTAGGAGACCAATCGTTTTGAGTACCCTTGATTATACCCCTATTGTTGTTGTCTGACTGTCACCTTACTCAAGCCAAGTGTCAACATCTTGTCACCATCGTTCTACTAGCTTCTTCCATACCGCACCATTGTCTTCTTCCATACCGCACCATTGTCTTTTGTTGCGAATCTTGTGGTGATATTCGTTGATTGTGGTCCGTGGGGATTTTTTCAAAAAGGTAGACCCACATCCTCTCTAGAGGCAAGTACAAATTCCAAATTATTCAAACCTATTTTCCTAATTTGACGCCCCACCCATTTCATATGATAGGAATTATGGGTTTATTGGGCGGTGCTTTGTTATGTGCTATTCATGATGTTACCATATGATGTAGAAGAAGCGTATAGTAACAAGGATCAACTTTTTGATTAACACAACATGCCTGAAAATCTTGAAATAATGAGAAAACACTCgcaataatattatttaataaaaaacctGTCCCTACATCAAAAGTATGTCTCGTGTATATAGAACAAactcataataatcaaaatccAGAAAATTAAAAGTACTTAATTAAAAGATACTATCTTGCCTAATGAATATGGAAATCAAATCGGAAttgaattttgattttcatatgCCGATTCATTAAGATAACATAAATTTACCAAAAACTGAAAAACACGAATTTGACTAAATGAAGGAATTTGGCCAAAAAATCGTTGGGCTCATGGTAGAGACATGAGTTTTGTCTGTTGGCCTGTCTACAATTAAAATAGCTACTTGGGGTGATCCAATATGTAAAAAAGGCATCTGGCACCGGCTCACCATAGTAAATACTTTATTTGATTATAGTGATGGCGAAAATATATTCTGTTCTTTTAAACTAACCCAAGTTGAAGAAACTTATTCCATAGTCTACTGTAATATTTGGGGTTGCCTTTTCCAATAAATACTGGTTACATTTCTTTATGTTATTTGaccttttgaaaattaaaattaattctaCCTTCCTTTATGGGCGGTTTATTTTGACATAGTGGAATATTTAGATAGGATGTTTGTGAAAGCATTTTTGGCTATTTTATGCCAGGAATGTAGTTCGGAGAAGATagatatgttttattttttgtaagtTGTGTCGTTTATGGACACTTCTTTGGGAACTAATATAATTTACCCTatctaaacattttcatatgGCGTTGGACCACTAATTTTGAATCATTATGTTTGGACGAGTTTAGCTTGTACAGGAGCACATTTATTGAGTTAGGAAAAACAATCAATTCAAGTCTCAATCAGTGTTCTAAAACTCGGGATAGATGGCCTCCTAGGAGTCGCTTGACTGCACCGAAAAGGTTCTATGCCGGCCTATGCGGCAAGGGCGCCTAGGCGCTCTTAGGCGAGTCTAGACAGTTCAAGGCGGGTCTAGGCGTTTAAAGTTTTTTTGgggttttaatttttgaaagtcGAATTAAACTAGAATATGtcataagaaaaaaatataggctcgtgcatttaatttttttgggatTGAAAGCCTGATTAAAACCACAATTTGTTGGCTTGTGCTTGTCCTAACACGCCAGTCTTATCTTCTTTGTCTATTTACTTCTGTACACATAAAAAAATCGAAACAGACCctaaagtaattttttttctttattttgattTCTTTTGCATTGTCTATTATTCTGATCCGCGGAGGAATAAACCAGGTGTTAATTGGATTTTAACAAAGTTTGGGCTGAAATTTAGTTTAAGAACCATTACAAGTCTCTTAATACCGTGGAATCCGCCTAGCTACAGTCCTCGCCTAGGCGGCCCTAGCCTCTAGGCGCTAGTCTACTAGACTAGCGCCTAGCGAATTTTAGAACCATGGTCTCAATGAAGTATATGTTGAGAAACTGTATGTTCTTGTCACTCACGGAGATTACGAGTTCATTTTTATGCTCTATTGTCTTAAACATATTGATATGTCTTTTGTCGTTGTCGTCAATAGTTTTGGCATCATTGCCTGCCATTCCATTGGTCATTGCCACCTTATTCGCTGCTGTTAAATTGCTGAGGTTTGTGTCACATCTGCCATTATTGTTACTGTCATTGTTGTAGAGGGAAAATTTGGATCTTGTTGGATCCTAGTGGTCAATTTTGTTTGCATTGTCTGACATGATTACAGTTATTATTGCGATCTTTGAATTGTTGCTAAGTGGTATTGTGGTTGTTGAGTTCTTGGCCATTGTTATTTCATTGGATGTAACAGATTTGTGTTTCTAAGTTCACGTGGAGTGTTAGAGTAGGGTTAGTAAGGCAATATTAGCCACACCTCCAAAATACATCAGGTTAGTCGAAATCCTCTTATGATTCTAGATCATAGTTATCGAAGGTGCAAGGAAAACTTGAAGCTTAAGCACAAGTGAGCACATGCCTTCTACGAACGAGGATTGGAAAATTACACAACATTGCACATAATATACTTCGTTAATAGTTTGGGAACAATTTTTTTCAGTTTAATGCTATATAGGACTATCACATTGcatctcaacttggattaaacAAACTCTACATTTAACATCGATCTTTTAAGGATGGGGAAGTCAATCGCCAGACATAAGAATACTAATGTGCTTTTTTATGCTTATTTGGCTAagttgtatggtattgtttgtATTAAGGAGGACTGGGTTTCATCTCTTAATAAGCTGTATGGTATTGTTTGTATTAAGTAGGACTGGATCTCATCTCTCTCCCATGTATGTGTTGTTTTCATATAGAAGCACGCTTAGTGCGCGGTTGTGCTAAATAAAAACATCGAGTCTTATGTCAATTGTGTGCCTTATATTCAAACCACACACTTCATTAAAGATTTTCACATATGTGCAAGTAATGTGCCTTGCCTGTTGTTGAACCTAAGTGCATGGCTTGTTGGTTTTTATTGACCATGTTGAATACTCGATGAACTGCACAAAAGATTTGAAACATAATAGCACGAGTCATAGTTGTTAATAAGTTTGACTTTAAAGTTGTTTCTTCATGATGCAGTGTTGGCCGTATGGTAACAAAGGGGCTCCTTACGCACCTGGGGTGCGATGTATTGGCTGTTGGTTCGGGAGATGAGTGTATCAAAGCCGTTACTTATGAACACAGGGTGGTGTTCCTCGACATAAGCATTCCAGGTGCTGATCATTTTGAAGTTGCTAAAAGGATTCGTGAAAAATTCCCAAAACGTCATGAGAGACATTTGATTATAGCACTAACAGGAAACACCCATAAGTTGACAAAAGAGAACTGCTCAAGGGTTGGTATGGATGGAGTCGTGTTAAAGCCTGTTTCCGTAGATAAAATGAGAACCGTCTTATCTGAGCTCCTCGAGCATGGATTTTTATTTGAATCTCAGTAAACCAAACACGACTGCTTACTCGTGAACAAGGTAATTGAGCTTAATGGATATATGGGGACAGAACTGCTGCCTGAGACCATGTTGCTATTGTTTAACTGGTCGGATAAAGTATGGTTTTCGAAGATGATAAAACTTCGACAAAATTTGGGAGAGATCAGTCGTCCGGAGGTTGTATTCCGCACATGGTCTGTTTGAATCATAAGTTGGTAATTTTCTCGGTTGCATTCTGTTTTagaatatattatcataaattatAGAGGAAGTTCTGAAAACCGGACTTGCCTACCATCTATATTACCTAACTCACTCTATTTTTTCCCTCGTTTGTTATTCAGAAGGCTGTAAATACTGTTATTTTGTCTAATATTCATGCTCCAAGTCAAACCCATTTTAAGTTAAAAAATAATGGCTTCCTTCTTGGTATTTCGGATGGAGCTTGGTTCGAGTTCGAGAGcttctattattatttttcaatcacTAGCGTCTCTGCCCCTATAGGTTATATATTTTCCGAGTTCCAACGGGAAAACTTATTCAAAGTCGATTTTCTGACTAATTAATGACCAACTCCCTTGCGTAACAACAAACGTGTGGAAATCATTTCTCTCCCTGACTTTTGTGGCGATGAAATAAGCAcaagtaataatatataaaaaaaaaaatcgaactaGTCGTCGTGGTTGGTTTTAAAACTAAAACATCATTCTTGACGCTTTAAAATATTACTAGAATGTAATCATCGCAGTTATGTTGTAATCACCCACGGGATTTcaaagtttttagcattttggAGGTTTATATTTTAGAGATTCAACGATGTTGAATTCAAACAATAGAATTTCGTTAAGTTCATTTCATACACAAATGAATACGCATGATTTTATGATGCTAAAAACGACAACAAAGGTTTGTGTTTCCTTCCATTTGTTATAATTTTTGTTTATACTATTTATGTTGATTTTGATGCCATGTTgattatcaaaatttaaaactatTTAATTGGAAATTTCATGTAATATTCTATTTGAGTCAAAGGGGAATAATCAATTTTTCTTGGCCACGGTTAAAACAATCATATTCTATTTGAGCTACATatgacaaaatattattttttatgttaaaaatattaatttttattgtaaatatgaccatgattgacccatctcacgaataaaaatcagcgagaccgtctcacaaaaacttACTCGATTGATTAATATCAATTCTTAGATACACTCTTATGTCTATGGCCATTTTAGGTTTGATGTTAATTCAATGGTTTAAAATTAATTTGGACATACATagcttaaaaaaatatatggacACCACCTAACCAATATAAAATTAGACAATTGGATGAAACGtgagaatattattttttgtactAAATAACATATTTAACATACAAATATCAATCaacatttatatataataaatgaaaGGAGAAATAATATAAGCAAGTGTCCAAAATATGAGATAATGGAGAATTAGAATCCCAATGAAAAAGGGGCAGTGATAAGTTACGAAAGCCACGTCCCATGTGTGGCGTATGAAAAACAAACAAGCAAACATATCTCTGCTCCCTTCTTTCATGGGATTAAATCCTCACCTATATAAGtttcttttcaaaaatttattaaaattaaacgtattaaacattatctataaataaagTACAATGATAATtcgtctatttttttttaaaaaaatcgacaATAAATTATGTCTCAAGCACAATAAATGattaaaacaatatattgatgatttattaaatttaaaaataaaaatctaatgTTTTGTACGTGATTTATTCTATTTTCTTCGTAATGTTTAgtgtatttattatttttttttgaaaacggtgtatttattatttagtgtttttttaaaataaag
This window contains:
- the LOC142517714 gene encoding ethylene receptor 1-like; the protein is MDCCMEPQWPADELLMKYQYISDFFIALAYFSIPLELIYFVKKSAVFPYRWVLVQFGAFIVLCGATHLINLWTFTMHTRTVAIVMTAAKVLTAAVSCATALMLVHIIPDLLSVKTRELFLKNKAAELDREMGLIRSQEETGRHVRMLTHEIRSTLDRHTILKTTFVELGRTLALEECALWMPTRTGLELQLSYTLHHQNPVGFTVPIQHPVINQVFNANRAIKISPNSPVAWFRRAGKHMPGEVVSVRVPLLHLSNFQIHDWPELSTKRYALMVLMLPSDSARQWRVHELELVEVVADQVAVALSHAAILEESMRARDLLMEQNVALDLARREAEMAVRARNDFLAVMNHEMSTPMHAIIALSSLLQETELTPEQRLMVETILKSSNLLATLINDVLDLSRLEDGSLQLEIGNFNLRALFREALNLIKPIASVKKLFVTLSLSSDLPEFSVGDEKRLMQILLNVVGNAVKFSKEGGVSISAFLAKSDALRDPRAPEFLPVLSDNHFYLRVQVKDTGLGISPQDIPKVFRKFVQSQPLASKNSDGSGLGLAISKRFVNLMEGHIWIESEGIGKGSTAIFIVKLGFPGRSNEIKYSLVPKSPETYVKPIFSGLKVVVMDENSVGRMVTKGLLTHLGCDVLAVGSGDECIKAVTYEHRVVFLDISIPGADHFEVAKRIREKFPKRHERHLIIALTGNTHKLTKENCSRVGMDGVVLKPVSVDKMRTVLSELLEHGFLFESQ